From Calliphora vicina chromosome 3, idCalVici1.1, whole genome shotgun sequence:
tgttgttttatttgttttgcaattgataataaataaaaattaaagaaatgaaatgaaaaataaataaataaataaaaaaaaattgtcgctGTTTCGtggttaaacaaaaaacaatagatagataaaacaataaaaaaagctttattgaTGATTGTGTGTTTTGTCCTTTTGTCCAAATTGATCAGATGCTTTTACAGATTTGGATCCCTTAGGTACTGGTCGCACCAGACCTTACGTGGATAAGAAATACTTTTTCCAAGAGCTTAAAAATCCTCCAAAAAAAGTACTCAAAGATTTGACAACAACTAATGCAATCACAACAACTACAGCTATAACTGCAACGGCAGCTAACATGATGATGGCTACGGCTACATCGACTGGTATAAATTTAATGGctgaaaatcaaatgaaaaatatgtgcTCAGATGACATTTTGAACTTAGGCGATTTAGAATCGATGAAATCAATACAATATCAGCAACAGCAATATCATCAAAATCAACAGCAAGCATATAAAATGACAAGTGCCACCTCCACCTCCACCACCACTACCACTTTAAATACTTTACTAAcaacatcatcaacaacaacaacaataccatcatcaacaacagcaataatattaccaacaacaacaacagccaatACAATAATTAACCTTGCAGGTACAACAGGTACTATCACTACTAATACTACTACTATTATCCCCCGTACTGTTACTGCTAGTACTACTAGTAATAATACTAAGAATGCTAGTAGCTCTAGTACTTCTACTActgctactactactactgctattaattataataataataataataggaaTAATAAAATTGCTATTGCTATTGCCACATCAGCCACTACTAGCACTGCTACAACTGTCTATAATAGTCATGCCTCATTAGCAACTTGTTCCACCATCACCAcagccaccaccaccaccaaaaACACCAACACAATTTGTGccacaaataatttaattgtaaatgtatctaatattaagaataacatCACTGCTTCTTCCTCTTGTGCTTCTGCCACCACTACTTTAAATTCTGCTTTTACTCGTACATCAACTTCTTTAATATGCACTTGTCCCACCTCCATAATTGTAACATGTACAACAACCAATGCATCaactaataataaatatacaacTAACAATACTAattataataattgtaataataataataaaaataacaataacaatattcCTAACCatactaacaacatcaataaaaaTACTAGTAGTAGCAATCTCTTACTAACAACAACCAATCATCATCAATCGAAACCATCAACATCACTAGCCAAAAAATCAATGCCCATGTCCATGCCTTTGAATATGATGGCCATGAATATGAGCAATATGAGTATTATGAGTGTTGGTAGTTCTGGTGAAGGTGGTGGTGGTCAAGGTGGTTCGGTCTTAGCAGCGTTTCAAAATGcatcatcttcatcatcatcatcaataaaaccaataacaacaacaacatcgtcatcatcatctttcaccaccaccaccaccacaacaacaataacaacaactccaacaacaacaacatcatcaacaaCTACTCAGAATTCAACTACTTTGAATCAAACTAATACCTTACGTTTTTCTCGATATCATCCTCCTCTAGAACCAGTTGCCGTACCCGCAGCTGCTACCGGTGATCCCGTCATGTTGCCCCGTGACACCGATCCCTTTTCGCCGACTCGCAAGAAAAGTGATCCCTTCGAAGAGGGCGGTGATCTATTTTCGAAATTGGATCcctttgaatttgaatttaccAACAGTGGCATTGGTGAGGTGGACATTACTCGGAAAGCTGCCACTTCTTTATCGCCCTCAACGGTCGACCAACTGACTGGTAGTGGTGCGCAGGTTTCCCAAGATCTGTTGGCCGGCCATTTGCAAGTGAATTTACCACCTGAAGGTGACTCAGCGCAACCCATTAGTACGGTGCGATCACGTCCGGTACCCTCGGCCATGAGTGCTGTAACAAGTGGTGTTGGCATAGCGCCTGCCTCAGGAGCCACACTACCTCCTACTTCGATGTTGAAACAGCAGACAGTCGATGTGATTTCCAGCATATCGAATAAGAAAATGCCTCATCTTTTTGGCCAATCGTCAAGATTTTCCAAACGCGATTCGAATTCCATAAACATGAGACGCCTGCAGGAGTCGGATTCTCTTAGTGAAACAGAAACCGCTCCAGAACCTCCACCCCGACCAGATTACGCTATATGCGTTGAACCTCCACCCTTACCACCTAAAAAGCAATTCAATGATTTTGTCATAAGATCACGCAACGGACCCAGTCACAGCTTGAGTTCAACGGTAAATCAATCAATGGCCGGCAACCGTTACGATAGTCTTAACTCAGTGCTGGCCTCTAAAAGCCAAACTGGACGTTCTGCCAACACAGATGTGCCTCCTATACCGTTGCCTTCACGCCGAGTGGGACGTACCGATGGCTCTTATCCCGGGCCGGGAAGGCCACGCAAGCCCGGTCATACCGAAGATGATTATTTGGCACCCATATCTCTAATCGGCTCCGGCACAGGTAGCTCCATTACAAATGCCAGTATAATGTCAGATGTGCCTCCTCTGTTGCCGCCTCCCACACAAACATCCTCCAGGGCTCGGACTCAACGTCAACAATCGCTTAATCAGCAAAGTAAGGCGCACGatatatatgaaaacaaaagtgAAATACTGCAACAGAtccaacagcagcaacaacaacaacagcagcagcagaaaCAAACAATATTAGAACATCACAGTCCCGCTCCAGGGGCCATACATACCCTCACACAACTCCTAACTCTGGGCATCGATGAATTGGCTGTTAAATTAAATGTGCCTACGAGCAAACTCTCGACAATGACTCTGGTTGAATTGACCTCGTATCTGTCGGAATTCTTGGAACAAAATAAACCCACTAAAGTAGAATACAAAGTGGAAACCTCTCAAGAGAATACCCAACAACACTCAGCGCCTATATTTAAGGTGAACTTTGATCAAGAGGCCACATTTGTAGCGAAATTTGATGATACATTCGGAGAAGATTTTCATCAACACTCTTCGGCAGGAACTTCAACCAGCTTTGAAGCGAATTTTGCCCAATTTGATACAGTCAGTGTGGAGCCGCCCGGGCAGGATAATACTCAAAATGCCAACTTGGTGCCATCAGCAGATCGTTATGCTGTTTTCCGTGAAATTATCGATCAAGAATTGCAACAGCAACAGGAAAGTGTTGATCTAATAGGAGATGTTATGGAAACGGAAATTCCTCACGCCACGGATGAAGAACCATTTGAGGCTACCACTATAACCGACTTAGACATGAATGTAACGCATCAAACTGATCTTTTAAGTGGCGATATGATGGAGGTGCCTGGACCCCAGCCGCCCAAAATAGACACCAAAATCTCCGAGGTATTGGCCCAGGCTAAAGATCGCTATGCGGCTTTGCGTGACTTGATATTGGTGGAAAATCTGTTTGACAAACCAGCACCCAAACCGCCTTCTATTACCACCGATATGGAAACGTTGGGACATAACGATAACAAATCACCCTTCCAAGGTTTTAGTGGTTTTAATGATGACGAAGAAGATCAGGACTTGAGACAACTAATGGATCAAGCCTCAACTTTGGATGCGGTCACTCAACAGCAAAGATTGGGCCTAGTAGACAGTCGTGGCTTTCTAGTGGAACCCTCCTCATCAGCCATAACTGTGGAGGAAGATGAAGACGAGGAGGAGGAAGAAGAGCGCCGGAATAATGGACGTGAAGACACTGGTGGCTTAAGCAGTGCCGATAGCAATGAAAAGGAACAAGACAAAGACACCATGCCAACAACACAATACGAACAATTAGCCAGCTCCAATCAACAATTGGAGGAGATTGAGGAAAAACCCGAGATCTTTAATGATAATCCCCAAATTAGTATCACTCAAAGTCAAATGCCCACCAACAGCGACAGTAAATATTTATCGGTGGTTAGTGTGGCTTCTTCGGGCCTATCGGGTTCCAAAGATGACTTGGAAATCGACGATTTAATGCATAGAGCCATTTCCAACTTGTCTCTAGATTCTAGAGAACGTAATTCACCAGCCATAGCGCCCCAGCAACAAAACACCCACTCAACTACTACCACCATGACGCCACCGCATTTCAATGATGTCAGCACATCACCCATACCCCTGCAAAGGTCGCCGTTACCTTCTCTAACTAGCCAACAAAATAAGTCGCCCAACAACAAATCACCCCAACAAGTATCGCCACTACCCTCTCAACTCACAGTGGTTTCGCAAATAATCGATGCTGCTACCAAACAAATACAAAGCGATGCTATATCAAAGACTTCTAACGATTCCTGGGCCACTTTTGATACACCGCAACACCAACCGGTCATAGCATCCGATAAACGGGCCAGACCTGCGGCTAAACTTGTGGCAAAAGCCAACAATTTCCTTAATTTACCACCACCTCCCGGCTCCATTTCGAATTGTTCTCAAAATGATAGTGCCATAGAGTCGCCTTGCTCTTCGGATCCACGAGAAGAAGCTTGGCACAAACACACCATGGGTGGTAGTAGTTTATCGCTGGGACATCAAGCAGCTCCCTTAGGTGGTAGCACTTCAGCGCAACGACGTTATCACAAAAAAGAACGACAAAATACTTCCTCCTCATCGCGGGATCTAAGCTGGGATGAAGATCAAGGTAGTATACCGCCAACTCATGTTCTGGACTATCCGCCGCCAAGTAAACGTTTGTCTGGGCAATTACAAGGTAGTCTAACGACTGACCGTCATGGTTACTATCGACGTCATGCCAGACGCATGAATTCCTGTGATGATGAATATGAGTAAGTAAAGGTTTTGCAGAGAGAGAGACAGTAAGTTTTGAAAAGATTTGCTAATAtttttgattgaattttgattgTAGTTATGAACAAGACTATACCACTAGCCGCAGAGACAGGGAGCAGTGTAAATATAAGCATAGTTTGAGCAGAAGTAGGGATAATTTTGAAATGGGTAAGTAGCCGAAAGACAGAGATAGAAGAAAGAGTTTTCAGAGATTGAGACATTCTAAACTTTTGCAGATTCTCCTGGCTGGTATCACCATCATGGTCCCCAACATCCACATCACACTTGGTCCTCCCAAGATATCGAACAGGCCCGGGGACGCAACTTTGAGCGCTCAGCCTATGAAAGAACCACTTACGGACCTCCTATTTACGATAAAAGAGGTGTGGGTCCTCCTCTACCACCCACTTCCAGTTACGATAGACGTTCGGCTGGTGGAGGTGTCTATGACAAACGTGGTAAATACTATCGTGGAGATTCCAATCCTCGCTCTGCCGAACGCATTTACAATCTGGACGATTTCGATGAAATGTTGGCTGCTTCGGGAAAAATTCCCGCACATCTGGCCTCCATGTACGAAGAAATGAAGGCCGAATGTTGTTCGCCTCCATTGCCAACACATCGTCAACAACGTACGTCCGACTACATGTATGAACGTGATCGCAAATCTTTCGATCGTGAAAGTCTTGAATCGTACGAAGGCTCCAATGTGGTACAACGGCGACGTAGACGTAGCTATGATAGTGGCGGCATACCCTCGGATCCTTATGGCAGTTGTGATAGTCGTGATGAATACCATGGTCGTGAACGTTGTGTGATGACGGCCGATAAAAGTCGTTCGTTGCGCAAATCGTTGAAATCCTTACGTGTTACGGGTGATATTGATTATGATCAAGATTCAGAAAAGGAATATCATTATCGTGATCAAAGATCACGTTGTGATACTAGAAGTTTGCAGAGACCTAGTCAATTAACTACTCAGGGCGTTGGAGGGGTTGTTGTAGGAGCTGGCGGCAGTGTGTTGGGTTCCCAGAGTCGCATTCGCAAGAGTAGTGGTTCAAGTCCCTGGGACGGGGAAGGTAAGTcgagtttgttttatttttatgagtATCTAATgaaatttgcatttatttttttgatttagaaCCTCCTTTGCCGGGACAAAAAACTACTCCGTCCTCTTGGAAACGCCCTTCCAGCGCAGCCGAGGCTGAACGACGAAGAGCTGCTGTTAAAGGACAAACACCTTCCGGCTCGGATGAAGATAAAGATCGCAGGTATTTgaggaatatttattttttttctacacaaattgtttatatatgattcggcacagccgaatatagctttcgtACTTATTTCAagtgatatttatttgaatttcgtTTTATAACACTTTGTTAGATACCGCAAGAAGAGGACTACACGCAATAAGGATTTACCAGGCATTCCTAGCAATGCTGGTCGATATGGCCGCAGTGGCAATTATGATTATATCTCATGTGAAGATCTGGATGACGATGCCGAGGATTATGTGGACGAAGAAGAAGAAGAGGAAGAAGATCGTGGCATTGAACATGATGAAATTTCACCAGCGGATGAGGACAAATTTGCTCGTCTTGAAATGCGTCGCCATGAAATGCACAATCGCATGATGGATGCCCATGTTAGAAGGAGAAAAGAGGTGCCACCACCAGCACAACCGCAAGTAAGTTCGATGGCATACCGTAAGGGTGGTAAGGGCGGCTACATAAGAAGGCCTTTACCCCCACCTACCGAACCCAAACATCCCCAGGACTATGGCTTCGACGATGATGATGGAGATGATGGTGAATATGAACAGACACCCACGCCCAGATCGAATACAAGTAGTGCTTTACCCACAGCCACACCAAATGCTAGTACCAAATTTAGTTTTGATGTAGGTTTCGAATCTGACTTTAATCAATCCTCACCGCCCCCGGCACCCGCTGGTACAGCCTCCAGTTGCAATTCTACACCAGCAGCCAATGTCAGTGCCGCCAATACACCGGCTTCCAAGTCTTCATTTAGATTTTCCAATGACTTTTCAGCTGGCCAGGACCGGGAAAAACATTTCCAACATCCCCCGGCGGGTTCCTTGCAGCAATATGATTTAGAAAACCGAGGCATATCGCCGCAAACCTCTCAGACCCAGACCAGTACACCAAAGCTACGTTTCGATGACAATGTCAAGGTGTCACAATTCGATGATGCATTTGAGGATGACTTCTCCAAGGCCACATTTGATGCCTTCCAAAATGATGATGTGCAGTGGCAAGAGTCCATACAGAAaacaaccaaacaacaaatacgCAATAATAAATTGCAACAACGCCAGCAGGATTTGATTAAGAAATCCGAGTCGGTAAATATATTTGCCAAAAAAGTCGAAGATCCCTTTGAAGATGATGAGTTCTTTAATAGTCCTCCTTCTACCATACAACTCACGGCCaacacagcagcagcagcagctgcaAACGATAAAACCGAAAATCATAAAACAAACGGTAATGGTGGATCGGGCGGTAGTAAtaatggtggtggtggtggtaacGCGGGCAGTACAGCAGGTTGGGATGATGACAATACAAATTTCGCCAAATTTGATGAAAACATGTGATTTgataaatttatggaaaataaatcaaaaactaatataaaacaCCAAACGAATTGTTACAACCATTTGTACAACAATACAAACGCAGCGAATATCTGGGATGGCGTTAACATTAACGAGGAAGATGATGACAATTATGCTGAAATAGATGTGCTAGCCACCAATGATTATTACTACATCACAAATCTAAATCAATATTAtgagcagcagcaacagcattaTACTGCAAATAACTCTACATCTCCTTATAAACATGACCATCCTCAGCATCATTATAAATGTCCGcgcattgaaaacaaaaaaccttTATATGATACATCTTCCTCGTCGTCCTCATCATGGTCTGATTTTACTaccaacaataataaatataacctgaataacaacagcaatattaaatatcaatcaacaaatcgtattaCTACAACATTTAGCAATTTAAAATGTCATCATCATCCATCCCACCATCCTCATCATGTGCCACACCATGTGCCACATCATCATCAATCAATATTGGAAAAGCCTTCAACAGCAATTAATTCATTTAAAGGCCTATCATTGGGTGCCTCTACCACTTCCTCTACGAGTGTTTTACGCAACACACAGAAACGTTGTCGCCGTAAGTTATTcgcttttaattttatgttgaaaaattttataacatacCGCTTTAAATATGACATACTTTAAGACTATACATAGTACATATATAAAGTGCATGATGTTTTACAGAAATATTTAGATACGTATATGATTTGATTagattttatatgtatgtatttgtatcaATTGCATTTAACATAAGCAAGTTAGTTGAATGTAAGCcacattttttgtcattttataattgtttgtaATTAAGTTCTAGTTTTTGGTTTGCTAGTTAAACTAGGTTTAATTTTACGTTTTgttaaacttaaaacaaattgtaatcATACCAAAAAATTCTTGGtagctttaaattattttgttcattattaaATTAACCCGGGAGATGATTttgaatcaaaaatatttatagaacaaTTGGTTCCAAATTAATCCTTTTAtctcataaaatataaatattctaaatcgttatagatagcggagtcgatatagacTTGTCCTTCTGTCTTCTGTTAAAATCTAGTTTCTGAAGCTCCCaattaacttacaaacatgattcatACTTCAATATAACAGCTATAGTATTGGTTCGGTTTCTCTCTTACTTTTCTTAGATGCTTCAAATTTCTATAGTTTCAGGGGGTTAAGTGTAATTTTCTAAAATCTAAAACTACGACGCCATCTATCctataaaaacaaactttacaGAATTACTCCTCACGTTTCATAAAACATACGTTTAAATGTTGGCCCGATTTTGTTCAGTAGTTCTTGAGTTTATCGATTACGAACAATCACCGctctttataccctacaccaccatagtggggagggtataatgcgtttctgcagatgtttataacgcccaaaaatattagtctaacacccaccttaaagtataccgatcgacttagaatcactgtctgaatcgattaaacgatgtccgtccgtccgtctgactggatggctgtccatgtaaaccttgtgcgcggagtacaagtcgcaattttgaagatatttcgatcaaatttggtacatattattttttcgggccaaggaccaagcctattgaaactggctgaaatcggtccattatttcacctagcccccatataaatatccttccgaaattggactttatccgtcataaatgtttaatctaACTACCACCCAGAAACTAGAGCcgatataaacaatttgtaatgaaattttccaaatttttttttattaaattcattccaaataatttcgtttttaaaccaaattaaaaacaaacgcAATTGATTTTAGCATTTAATTTCGAATGATCGATAATTTCCAAagcatttttaagtaaaaattattgtttttaatacaatgtaattagtttttataacattaacgaaaatactcttaaatagaacaaatttaaaagaaaccattttaaaattatttaaaatttattgaaattattgataaaaaaagaaagattaacgtaattgtttattttaatttgtcaaTAGCAgttaattaaaatcataaaaaacgaTTAAATGACAATTTAAGAATCTCATTATAATGTGAACAAAGGCCGCTTAACTAATCACTATTTAAACCAggtttaaatgatttaattatacatataagtgctggttcacacacgtccagtttacttgagcaagtcttgagtttgtaGATGAAAGAGAAGAGGAGTATTTTTTCGCTCTTCAATAtttgctcaagtaaacttgacgtgtgtgaaccagcaATAAACGataaaatttaagacaaatttttaaaaacaatacaaatttaacaatttatatgttTAAGCTTAAATAAATCTCCGGTTTAACTTAGGATTAGTTAATAAACTTTCAGTCAAGCaagctaaattttattataaagctataatcattttaattttattgttttttttttaattgttttactaattttagtttattttgtatataacaacaacagaaaaaaaactattctaaatgtatataaaaaagaataattaattaaatttaaatttacaattgtatatgtatttatatttaaacaaaatatatgttattatttaaacataattaaaattaaacaaaaaaaaaatactcttaaACTTATTCTTAAAAAACGTTAGATTTcctaattattgaaaaaattaataaaaaaaagcgaGGATaattaagtaaacaaaaaatgaaaaaacaaaaagttgttGAGAAATTAAGTTCTTCAATTGTTTTAGTTACTAAATTAAgcagaagaaacaaaaaaacacacattttcctaaatataaaattctgtccgtttcatatttattttaatttgtttttcttaaatattaataatttagttataaattaatattaaatatatactcGTGCTCTCCTCCTAACCaccaaaattattcaaaataccTACATTCATACCAAATTAAAgagaaaacaaaactttaactaaaactaaaacaacatcaaaaacaatttactatttgcatgtgtt
This genomic window contains:
- the LOC135953719 gene encoding uncharacterized protein LOC135953719 produces the protein MQYRDLSLDLDLDSESGSDQLRNQSHNTYSRAVVLKHIPSIIYTVYYGGKLSTNFHFKLMNLNVVILNYDAFTDLDPLGTGRTRPYVDKKYFFQELKNPPKKVLKDLTTTNAITTTTAITATAANMMMATATSTGINLMAENQMKNMCSDDILNLGDLESMKSIQYQQQQYHQNQQQAYKMTSATSTSTTTTTLNTLLTTSSTTTTIPSSTTAIILPTTTTANTIINLAGTTGTITTNTTTIIPRTVTASTTSNNTKNASSSSTSTTATTTTAINYNNNNNRNNKIAIAIATSATTSTATTVYNSHASLATCSTITTATTTTKNTNTICATNNLIVNVSNIKNNITASSSCASATTTLNSAFTRTSTSLICTCPTSIIVTCTTTNASTNNKYTTNNTNYNNCNNNNKNNNNNIPNHTNNINKNTSSSNLLLTTTNHHQSKPSTSLAKKSMPMSMPLNMMAMNMSNMSIMSVGSSGEGGGGQGGSVLAAFQNASSSSSSSIKPITTTTSIQLL